From Deltaproteobacteria bacterium, the proteins below share one genomic window:
- the kdpC gene encoding potassium-transporting ATPase subunit KdpC yields the protein MKTQPAFRPALTLLLAFTLLLGLGYPALITALAQAMFPFEANGSIIMENNKAAGSELIGQAFEGPGWFRPRPSATSVHPYNGALSGGSNLGPLNPALQTAAAERAQKLRAENPASTGKVPVDLATASASGLDPHISPAAAFFQVDRVARERGLSREAVQKLVAGSVEGRTFGILGEPRVNVLKLNLSLLRLTPKSPNKGQ from the coding sequence ATGAAAACCCAACCAGCATTCCGTCCGGCTCTCACGCTCCTTTTGGCCTTCACCCTTCTTTTGGGACTGGGATATCCGGCCCTGATTACGGCCCTGGCCCAGGCAATGTTTCCATTTGAGGCAAACGGGAGTATCATAATGGAAAACAACAAGGCTGCGGGCTCGGAACTGATCGGACAAGCCTTTGAAGGCCCCGGATGGTTTCGGCCCCGCCCGTCCGCAACGTCTGTTCATCCGTATAACGGGGCGCTTTCAGGCGGGTCCAATCTTGGGCCTTTGAACCCTGCCCTTCAAACGGCGGCGGCGGAAAGAGCACAGAAGCTGCGCGCCGAAAACCCGGCAAGCACCGGCAAGGTTCCCGTTGATCTTGCCACCGCATCGGCAAGCGGCCTCGACCCGCACATCTCGCCCGCAGCCGCGTTTTTTCAGGTTGACCGGGTGGCGAGGGAAAGGGGCCTTTCGCGGGAAGCGGTGCAAAAGCTCGTTGCCGGGTCCGTGGAGGGCCGCACCTTCGGAATTCTTGGCGAGCCCAGGGTAAATGTATTAAAGCTGAATCTGAGCCTTTTGCGGTTGACTCCGAAAAGCCCGAACAAGGGTCAATGA